The region CCCTCGAACTCATGCGCGACACCGTCGACACCGTCGACAAGGACTGGGCCACCTACACCCGGCAGGCGGTGGAGTTCCACCTGCGCAACGCCACCGCCTGGGCCAACGACCGGGTCGGCGAGGACCTCGCCGGTCAGGTCGACCCGGACTTCGTACTCGGGCCGGAACCGCTGGTCCGTTGATCCACACTGAAGGAGAGAAGATGTCCCTCGACGTATCCGCCGCTCTGTTGGAGCGGGCCGAGGCCGGTCAGGTCGACGACGCCGAGTTCGTCGACTGTGTCCGGCAGTCCCTGCCATACGCCTGGGCCGTGGTGTCCGACGTGGCGGACCGCTCACGCGGCACGATCGCCGACTTCGCCGACCACGCCGTACCGCCGCCGAGCGAGGCCGAGCGGGGCCAACTGCTGCGTGCCCTGGCCAGCGACGCGATCCGGGGCAGCCTGGAACGCCACTTCGGAGTGAAACTGGCCTTCCAGAACTGCCACCGGGTGGCCGCGTTCAGGCTCTCCGCAGTCGGTGGCGAGACCTACCAGCGGTTCATCTCACCGCTGGCCCAGGTACGTAACCAGTCACCGGAACTCCGCGACTGCTGAGGATGTACGGGCTCCTTCCTTTCCT is a window of Micromonospora polyrhachis DNA encoding:
- a CDS encoding SCO5389 family protein, producing MSLDVSAALLERAEAGQVDDAEFVDCVRQSLPYAWAVVSDVADRSRGTIADFADHAVPPPSEAERGQLLRALASDAIRGSLERHFGVKLAFQNCHRVAAFRLSAVGGETYQRFISPLAQVRNQSPELRDC